Proteins encoded within one genomic window of Amycolatopsis sp. 2-15:
- a CDS encoding SDR family NAD(P)-dependent oxidoreductase, giving the protein MTTALVTGAGGALGRATVLRLASRGNAVAALDRDADALAETARLAGSKVLPLVVDLRDADALRAAIERTAVELGPVGVLVNNAAVYPSRPFVEVELAEYDEVHAVNQRAYWVAAQAVAPGMVAAGGGAIVNIASITMHGGWSDLAAYVATKGAAAALTKALARELGPHEIRVNCVSPGAFPTAAEEIHDDPEAYRAFVLERQALKRRGRPESWPRWWRS; this is encoded by the coding sequence ATGACCACCGCACTCGTCACCGGCGCCGGCGGTGCGCTCGGCCGCGCGACCGTGCTGCGGCTGGCTTCGCGGGGCAACGCTGTCGCCGCGCTCGACCGGGACGCCGACGCACTCGCCGAGACCGCGCGCCTGGCCGGGTCGAAGGTGCTGCCGCTCGTCGTCGACCTGCGGGATGCCGACGCCTTGCGGGCCGCGATCGAGCGGACGGCCGTCGAGCTCGGACCCGTCGGGGTACTGGTCAACAACGCGGCCGTGTACCCGAGCCGGCCGTTCGTGGAGGTGGAGCTCGCCGAGTACGACGAGGTCCACGCCGTGAACCAGCGGGCGTACTGGGTCGCCGCGCAGGCGGTGGCGCCCGGCATGGTGGCCGCGGGCGGCGGCGCGATCGTGAACATCGCGTCGATCACGATGCACGGCGGCTGGTCCGACCTCGCCGCGTACGTGGCGACGAAGGGCGCCGCGGCCGCGTTGACGAAGGCGCTCGCGCGGGAGCTGGGCCCGCACGAGATCCGCGTGAACTGTGTGTCGCCGGGAGCGTTTCCCACGGCGGCGGAGGAGATCCACGACGACCCGGAGGCGTACCGGGCGTTCGTGCTGGAGCGGCAAGCGCTCAAGCGGCGGGGCCGGCCCGAGAGCTGGCCGCGGTGGTGGCGCTCCTGA
- a CDS encoding ferritin-like domain-containing protein, translating to MDTSAAPVTAIDSVAELRRHLQWAIELEHATIPPYLCALYSLGPGRNAEAAQVVGSVLAEEMLHLALAANLLNAVGGEPKLDTPELLPAYPHPLPHGDASLQVHLVPFGAEALELFLRIEQPESADAPPQADRYVTIGQFYAAVRAGLKKLCEELGQEAVFSGDPTRQIGELHLRSGGGSVIPVHDLDSALAALAEIVEQGEGAARTEVWDGDRDVFHPDRDEVAHFYRFQELKNGRRYAEGDTPQSGPTGEEIKVDFDGVLPMHRNPSTADYPEDSPIRRAQVEFNNTYCLLLYLLEEAFTGDPGGLGATVGVMLQLKAQAQALMKMPTGDGKTTAGPTFEYVPPEQRS from the coding sequence ATGGACACCAGTGCCGCCCCCGTCACCGCCATCGACAGCGTGGCCGAGCTCCGCCGCCACCTGCAGTGGGCGATCGAGCTCGAGCACGCGACGATCCCGCCGTACCTGTGCGCGCTGTATTCGCTCGGCCCAGGCCGCAACGCCGAGGCGGCGCAGGTCGTCGGCAGCGTGCTGGCCGAGGAGATGCTGCACCTGGCGCTCGCGGCGAACCTGCTCAACGCCGTGGGCGGTGAGCCGAAACTCGACACACCGGAGCTGCTGCCCGCGTACCCGCACCCGCTGCCCCACGGGGACGCGTCGTTGCAGGTTCACCTCGTGCCGTTCGGCGCGGAGGCGCTGGAGCTGTTCCTGCGGATCGAGCAGCCCGAGTCGGCCGACGCGCCGCCGCAGGCCGACAGGTACGTGACGATCGGGCAGTTCTACGCCGCCGTGCGGGCCGGGCTGAAGAAGCTGTGCGAAGAGCTGGGGCAGGAGGCTGTGTTCTCCGGCGACCCGACGCGCCAGATCGGCGAGCTGCACCTCCGCAGCGGCGGCGGCAGCGTGATTCCGGTGCACGACCTGGATTCCGCGCTGGCCGCGCTCGCGGAGATCGTGGAGCAGGGCGAGGGCGCCGCGCGCACCGAGGTGTGGGACGGCGATCGCGACGTCTTCCACCCCGACCGCGACGAGGTCGCCCACTTCTACCGCTTCCAGGAGCTCAAGAACGGCCGCCGCTACGCCGAGGGCGACACCCCGCAGAGCGGCCCGACGGGCGAGGAGATCAAGGTCGACTTCGACGGCGTGCTGCCCATGCACCGCAACCCGAGCACGGCCGACTACCCGGAGGACAGCCCGATCCGCCGGGCGCAGGTGGAGTTCAACAACACCTACTGCCTGCTGCTGTACCTGCTGGAGGAGGCCTTCACCGGCGACCCGGGCGGGCTGGGCGCGACCGTCGGCGTGATGTTGCAGCTGAAGGCGCAGGCCCAGGCGCTCATGAAGATGCCCACCGGCGACGGGAAAACGACGGCGGGGCCGACCTTCGAGTACGTGCCGCCGGAGCAGCGGTCGTAA
- a CDS encoding LysR family transcriptional regulator codes for MLNPWRLRLLSRLDTLGTIRAVASASNLSASSVSQQLAVLETETRTKLLERTGRHVRLTPAGLILARRARAILDHMDTVESELRGLGDEPAGLVRLGAFQSAVHTLSVPAVTRLAAAHPDLQVEVLQLEPHESMPALRVGDADLIITTTDFVEQPLDPDVDLVPLATDPILLVMPPDHPATRRGAVDLAAFADEPWSLDLPQSYMANLALRLCRQSGFEPRAVCRFSNYMLALQHVEAGLSITLLPGLAVDPRYRVTTRELASPVTRTITAAVRRGSPQRAAVQVVLDALRRNPPVSAGGPGADV; via the coding sequence GTGCTGAACCCTTGGCGCCTGCGCCTGCTGAGCCGGCTCGACACCCTGGGCACCATCCGCGCGGTGGCGAGCGCGTCGAACCTGAGCGCGTCGAGCGTGTCGCAGCAGCTCGCCGTGCTGGAGACCGAAACGCGCACCAAGCTGCTGGAACGCACCGGCCGCCATGTCCGCCTGACCCCGGCCGGGCTGATCCTCGCGCGCCGGGCTCGCGCGATCCTCGACCACATGGACACGGTCGAGTCGGAGCTGCGCGGCCTCGGCGACGAACCCGCCGGCCTGGTGCGGCTGGGCGCGTTCCAGAGCGCCGTCCACACGCTCTCGGTGCCCGCCGTGACTCGGCTGGCCGCGGCCCACCCGGACCTGCAGGTCGAGGTGCTGCAGCTGGAACCGCACGAGAGCATGCCCGCCCTGCGCGTCGGCGACGCGGACCTCATCATCACGACCACGGACTTCGTCGAGCAGCCGCTCGACCCCGACGTGGACCTCGTGCCGCTCGCGACCGACCCGATCTTGCTGGTCATGCCGCCCGACCACCCCGCGACCCGCCGCGGCGCCGTCGACCTGGCGGCCTTCGCGGACGAGCCGTGGTCGCTGGACCTGCCGCAGTCGTACATGGCCAACCTGGCCCTGCGGCTGTGCCGGCAGTCGGGTTTCGAGCCGCGCGCGGTGTGCCGCTTCAGCAACTACATGCTCGCCCTGCAACACGTCGAGGCCGGCTTGTCGATCACCCTGCTGCCCGGCCTGGCCGTCGACCCCCGCTACCGCGTGACGACGCGCGAGCTCGCGTCACCGGTGACGCGCACGATCACCGCCGCCGTGCGCCGCGGCTCGCCCCAGCGCGCGGCGGTGCAGGTCGTGCTGGACGCGCTGCGGAGGAATCCGCCGGTTTCGGCCGGTGGGCCGGGAGCGGATGTGTGA
- a CDS encoding DUF4432 family protein → MDRRTTGARWRPRGGAGGVRLVTLADGAERGVRALEFRTGSGLAFEVLVDRAMDLGAAEHAGRAFGWHSRTGVRHPGLHEHADEDGLSWLRSFTGLLVTGGLDHTLFGGSVESAGYRYPPRETVRHGLHGRVANIPASLHGYGSTWEGDRCVLWAEGAVRQAAVFGENLTLTRRIEADLGGNEIRLVDTVHNPAFEPMPHMFLYHINLGWPLLDEGARFVAPVERTVWQSDSVASQGVDPLVFPPPIPGFVEQVYEHELTSGTAAIVNERLGLAVSVHWSQDEFPCFFEWLNLRAGNYAVGLEPSTHHVGGEAAARADGSMTWLEPGGVAHLPHGVPRGGALNHVDAHHHLRHPAAHPQPWLDQPAPAPIRRPFTVRDLRLATLGTRVTCTVLVQAVGSAAETEQLLALSDPLVAGVVGWADLTTPELDLARLRGTRLVGLRHGVQSEPDSRWLCRPDVRAGLRVVAAAGLTFDLLIRPDQFDAALEAVRAVPELTFVLDHLGKPPIASGETEPWASRLRSLAREPNVVAKLSGLVTEASWPQWTVADLRPYADVALSSFGPARLMYGSDWPVCLLAGTYGEVYSVADALTAHLTAAERSAIFGGTAERVCGLSHGAQSPP, encoded by the coding sequence ATGGACAGACGCACGACCGGCGCGCGCTGGCGGCCCCGCGGTGGTGCGGGCGGCGTGCGGCTGGTGACGCTCGCGGACGGCGCCGAGCGCGGCGTGCGCGCCCTGGAGTTCCGCACCGGCAGCGGGCTGGCGTTCGAGGTGCTCGTCGACCGGGCGATGGACCTCGGCGCGGCCGAGCACGCGGGGCGCGCGTTCGGCTGGCACTCGCGCACCGGCGTGCGGCACCCCGGCCTGCACGAGCACGCCGACGAGGACGGCTTGTCGTGGCTGCGGTCGTTCACCGGGTTGCTGGTGACCGGCGGCCTCGACCACACGCTGTTCGGCGGCTCGGTCGAGTCCGCGGGCTACCGCTACCCACCGCGTGAGACCGTGCGGCACGGGTTGCACGGGCGCGTCGCCAACATCCCGGCCTCGCTGCACGGCTACGGCTCGACGTGGGAGGGCGACCGGTGCGTGCTGTGGGCCGAGGGCGCCGTGCGGCAGGCGGCGGTGTTCGGCGAGAACCTCACGCTCACCCGGCGGATCGAGGCCGATCTGGGCGGCAATGAGATCCGGCTCGTGGACACCGTGCACAACCCGGCGTTCGAGCCGATGCCGCACATGTTCCTCTACCACATCAACCTCGGCTGGCCCCTGCTCGACGAGGGCGCGCGGTTCGTCGCGCCGGTCGAGCGCACGGTGTGGCAGTCGGACAGCGTGGCTTCGCAGGGGGTGGACCCCCTGGTGTTCCCGCCGCCGATCCCGGGGTTCGTGGAGCAGGTTTACGAACACGAGCTGACCAGCGGCACCGCGGCGATCGTCAACGAGCGGCTGGGTCTCGCGGTGAGCGTGCACTGGTCTCAGGACGAGTTCCCGTGCTTCTTCGAGTGGCTCAACCTGCGGGCAGGCAACTACGCGGTGGGGCTGGAGCCGTCGACGCACCACGTCGGCGGCGAGGCGGCCGCGCGGGCGGACGGCAGCATGACGTGGCTGGAACCGGGGGGAGTCGCGCACCTACCGCACGGCGTTCCGCGTGGAGGAGCTCTGAACCACGTCGACGCCCACCACCACCTGCGGCACCCGGCGGCGCACCCGCAGCCGTGGCTCGACCAGCCGGCGCCGGCGCCGATCCGCCGCCCGTTCACCGTGCGCGACCTGCGCCTGGCGACGCTCGGCACCCGGGTCACGTGCACCGTGCTCGTGCAGGCCGTCGGGTCGGCGGCGGAGACGGAGCAGCTGCTCGCGCTGTCGGATCCGCTGGTGGCCGGCGTCGTCGGGTGGGCCGACCTGACGACGCCGGAGCTCGACCTGGCGCGCTTGCGCGGCACGCGGCTGGTCGGCCTCCGCCACGGCGTGCAGTCCGAACCGGACTCGCGGTGGCTGTGCCGGCCGGACGTCCGCGCCGGCCTGCGCGTGGTCGCCGCCGCGGGTTTGACGTTCGACCTGCTGATCCGCCCGGACCAGTTCGACGCGGCGCTCGAGGCCGTGCGGGCGGTACCCGAGCTGACGTTCGTGCTCGACCACCTGGGCAAGCCGCCGATCGCGTCGGGGGAGACGGAGCCGTGGGCTTCCCGGCTGCGTTCGCTGGCCCGTGAGCCGAATGTCGTGGCCAAGCTTTCCGGCCTGGTCACGGAAGCCTCGTGGCCACAGTGGACAGTCGCGGACCTGCGCCCGTACGCCGACGTCGCGCTGTCGTCGTTCGGCCCGGCGCGGCTGATGTACGGCTCGGACTGGCCGGTGTGCCTGCTCGCCGGCACCTACGGCGAGGTCTATTCGGTCGCCGACGCCCTCACCGCGCACCTGACCGCGGCCGAACGCTCGGCGATTTTCGGGGGTACCGCCGAGCGCGTCTGCGGTCTGTCGCACGGTGCACAATCACCGCCATGA
- a CDS encoding methyltransferase domain-containing protein, producing MTSPDEGYLLDNAQPEAGSRFDALSALFDASTFRHLDDLGLAPGWRCWEVGAGGPSVVTWLADRVGPSGHVLATDLDTSWATTAASDVVEISRHDVGLDAPPPGGFDLVHARLVLVHVPDRERALRTLVAALRPGGRLLLEDADPALQPLICLDERGPDEALANRLRRAFRELLASRGADLAYGRTLPRVLREAGLTDVTSDAYFPITSPACTALEAATVRQIRGDLVAAGLATDAEIDRHLANVTSGGLDLATSPMISASGRLP from the coding sequence ATGACCTCCCCGGACGAGGGTTACCTCCTCGACAACGCCCAACCGGAAGCGGGCTCGCGCTTCGACGCGCTCAGCGCGCTGTTCGACGCGTCGACGTTCCGGCACCTCGACGACCTGGGCCTCGCCCCGGGCTGGCGGTGCTGGGAAGTCGGCGCCGGCGGCCCCTCGGTGGTGACCTGGCTCGCCGACCGCGTCGGCCCGAGCGGCCACGTGCTCGCCACCGACCTCGACACGTCCTGGGCCACCACCGCCGCGAGCGACGTCGTCGAAATCAGTCGCCACGACGTCGGCCTCGACGCACCCCCGCCCGGCGGCTTCGACCTCGTCCACGCCCGCCTGGTCCTGGTCCACGTGCCCGACCGCGAACGCGCCCTGCGCACCCTGGTCGCCGCCCTGCGCCCCGGCGGCCGCCTCCTGCTGGAAGACGCCGACCCGGCGCTGCAACCCCTGATCTGCCTCGACGAACGCGGCCCGGACGAGGCGCTGGCCAACCGCCTGCGCCGCGCCTTCCGCGAGCTCCTCGCCTCGCGCGGCGCCGACCTCGCCTACGGCCGCACCCTCCCGCGCGTCCTGCGCGAAGCCGGACTCACCGACGTCACCTCCGACGCGTACTTCCCGATCACCTCGCCCGCCTGCACCGCCCTGGAAGCCGCGACCGTCCGCCAGATCCGCGGCGACCTCGTCGCCGCCGGCCTGGCGACGGACGCCGAGATCGACCGGCACCTGGCCAACGTCACGTCCGGCGGCCTCGATCTGGCTACCTCTCCGATGATCTCGGCTTCGGGCCGCCTTCCGTAG
- a CDS encoding ABC transporter substrate-binding protein gives MKRTRLFPVLGLAVLLAGCANTGASSSSPSAGDSGSGPIKIGVIVPLSGPAGPNGKDVLDAITTKADLINKAGGVSGRQLQIVSKDDKSDPATGVSAATSMVNDGVAVVMGGWNSPVTLAIQPVLVRGGVLNVTSIPQNASIIGHADPDAVRMNAGNAAGAYAAAQYLAKDLKAKRVAMLLENDAYGNDAGSFLGKQLQAEGIQVVSQQKFDYAGTDFRVPLSQLAGANPDVVFSANAAESSGMPALADQYAESGMPAPHFAALGTVSPKVVGLAGGAKVDGLLSADLYFPDVAPFNANQVNTEFVKAFSAKTGQLPDKYAALGAESVDVWAKAVDKAGGTDREKVAAAIHGQSFTGTVLGDVSFTAKGQLKTKVYAFTVKGGKVAVLDEIPIPDAIWEQ, from the coding sequence GTGAAACGGACAAGGTTGTTCCCCGTGCTGGGCCTGGCGGTCCTGCTGGCCGGCTGTGCGAACACGGGCGCGAGCTCGTCCTCACCCAGCGCGGGCGACAGCGGGTCCGGTCCGATCAAGATCGGTGTGATCGTGCCGCTGAGCGGCCCCGCCGGCCCCAACGGCAAGGACGTGCTCGACGCGATCACCACCAAGGCCGACCTGATCAACAAGGCCGGGGGCGTGAGCGGCAGGCAGCTGCAGATCGTTTCGAAGGACGACAAGAGCGACCCGGCGACCGGGGTCAGCGCCGCCACCTCGATGGTCAACGACGGGGTCGCGGTCGTGATGGGCGGCTGGAACAGCCCGGTCACGCTCGCCATCCAGCCGGTACTGGTGCGCGGAGGCGTCCTCAACGTCACCTCGATTCCGCAGAACGCGTCGATCATCGGCCACGCGGATCCCGACGCGGTGCGGATGAACGCGGGCAACGCGGCCGGCGCCTACGCCGCGGCCCAGTACCTCGCGAAGGACCTCAAGGCCAAGCGCGTGGCGATGCTGCTGGAGAATGACGCCTACGGCAACGACGCCGGCTCGTTCCTCGGCAAGCAGCTGCAGGCCGAAGGTATCCAGGTGGTCAGCCAGCAGAAGTTCGACTACGCCGGGACCGATTTCCGCGTGCCGCTGTCGCAGCTGGCCGGCGCCAACCCCGACGTGGTCTTCTCCGCCAACGCCGCCGAGTCCTCCGGCATGCCGGCGCTCGCGGACCAGTACGCGGAATCCGGCATGCCGGCGCCCCACTTCGCCGCGCTGGGCACGGTTTCGCCGAAGGTCGTCGGCCTGGCCGGTGGCGCGAAGGTCGACGGGCTGCTGTCGGCGGACCTGTACTTCCCCGATGTGGCGCCCTTCAACGCCAACCAGGTCAACACCGAGTTCGTGAAGGCCTTCTCCGCGAAGACCGGGCAGCTGCCCGACAAGTACGCCGCGCTCGGGGCCGAAAGCGTGGACGTGTGGGCGAAAGCGGTCGATAAGGCCGGCGGCACCGACCGCGAAAAGGTCGCGGCCGCGATCCACGGCCAGAGCTTCACCGGCACCGTCCTCGGCGACGTCTCTTTCACCGCCAAGGGCCAGCTCAAGACGAAGGTGTACGCCTTCACCGTCAAGGGCGGCAAGGTGGCCGTGCTCGACGAGATCCCGATCCCCGACGCCATCTGGGAGCAGTGA
- a CDS encoding aspartate aminotransferase family protein codes for MAAPTTVPLSTETFWTDAEAHLVRYGGAFTHEIIERAAGSFLHTADGRKILDFTSGQMSAILGHSHPEIVETVRRQIGTLDHLFSGMLSHPVVDLARRLAETLPAPLEKALLLTTGAESNEAAIRMAKLVTGRHEIVSFARSWHGMTQAAASATYSAGRKGYGPATPGNFAIPAPNTYRPDFTHADGTLDWRRQLDFSFDLIDAQSVGSLAACLVEPILSSGGIIEPPPGYFAALREKCRERGMLLILDEAQTGLCRTGTWYAFERDGIVPDILTVSKTLGAGLPLAAVLTSAEIEQEAHERGFLFFTTHVSDPLVAAVGNTVLDVLTRDRLDERARTLGAFLRSGLEEIAGRHEVVGDIRGRGLLAGLELVVDRTTKESSDALGALVTRRCLELGLHMNIVQMPGMGGVFRIAPPLTATEEEISLGLSILDEAIGDARAAL; via the coding sequence ATGGCTGCTCCGACCACTGTCCCGCTGTCCACCGAGACGTTCTGGACCGACGCCGAAGCCCACCTCGTGCGCTACGGCGGCGCGTTCACGCACGAGATCATCGAACGCGCCGCCGGCAGCTTCCTCCACACCGCCGACGGCCGGAAGATCCTCGACTTCACCTCCGGCCAGATGAGCGCGATCCTCGGCCACTCGCACCCCGAGATCGTCGAGACCGTGCGGCGCCAGATCGGCACGCTCGACCACCTCTTCAGCGGCATGCTGAGCCACCCGGTCGTCGACCTCGCGCGGCGGCTGGCCGAGACGCTGCCGGCGCCACTGGAGAAGGCGCTGCTGCTGACCACCGGCGCCGAGTCGAACGAGGCCGCGATCCGCATGGCGAAGCTCGTCACGGGCCGGCACGAGATCGTGTCGTTCGCGCGCTCGTGGCACGGCATGACGCAGGCCGCCGCCTCCGCGACCTACAGCGCCGGGCGCAAGGGCTACGGCCCCGCGACCCCGGGCAACTTCGCCATCCCCGCGCCCAACACCTACCGCCCCGACTTCACGCACGCCGACGGCACGCTCGACTGGCGCCGGCAGCTCGACTTCTCGTTCGACCTGATCGACGCGCAGTCGGTCGGCAGTCTCGCCGCGTGCCTGGTGGAACCGATCCTCAGCTCCGGCGGGATCATCGAGCCGCCGCCGGGGTATTTCGCGGCGCTGCGGGAGAAGTGCCGCGAACGCGGGATGCTGCTGATCCTCGACGAGGCGCAGACCGGCCTGTGCCGCACTGGCACGTGGTACGCGTTCGAGCGCGACGGCATCGTGCCGGACATCCTGACGGTGTCCAAGACGCTCGGCGCCGGGCTGCCGCTCGCGGCCGTGCTGACCAGCGCGGAGATCGAGCAGGAGGCGCACGAACGCGGGTTCCTGTTCTTCACCACGCACGTCTCCGACCCGCTCGTGGCCGCCGTCGGCAACACCGTGCTCGACGTGCTGACCCGCGACCGGCTCGACGAACGCGCCCGCACGCTCGGCGCGTTCCTCCGAAGCGGGCTCGAAGAGATCGCCGGGCGCCACGAGGTAGTCGGCGACATCCGCGGCCGCGGGCTGCTGGCCGGTCTGGAGCTCGTGGTGGATCGCACCACCAAGGAAAGTTCGGACGCGCTGGGCGCCCTCGTCACGCGGCGCTGCCTGGAACTGGGGCTGCACATGAACATCGTGCAGATGCCGGGCATGGGCGGCGTCTTCCGGATCGCGCCGCCGCTGACGGCGACCGAGGAGGAGATCTCGCTCGGACTGTCCATTCTGGACGAAGCCATCGGCGACGCGCGCGCCGCCCTGTAG
- a CDS encoding enoyl-CoA hydratase/isomerase family protein, whose product MADDDQAVRYDVGDHVAMITIDRPSARNALSTDVLRGLCAGLDRAEADDEIRAVVLTGGEKIFASGADIRELRTTSPAGYLQSERLAAWARFGRFPKPSIAAVAGYALGGGCELAMSCDFIVAADSATFGQPEIRLGILPGAGGTQRWARVAGRFRAAELVLAARTVDAWTAREYGLVARVVPAERVVAAGVALAGEVAAFGPVATRLSKAAVRASEELPLAGGLEHERALLGTLLSTEDHFEGIDAFLEKRSARFTGR is encoded by the coding sequence GTGGCCGACGACGACCAGGCGGTGCGCTACGACGTGGGCGACCACGTCGCGATGATCACGATCGACCGCCCGTCCGCGCGCAACGCACTGAGCACCGACGTCCTGCGCGGACTGTGCGCCGGGCTCGACCGCGCGGAGGCGGACGACGAGATCCGCGCCGTCGTCCTCACCGGCGGAGAGAAGATCTTCGCCTCCGGCGCCGACATCCGGGAGCTGCGCACCACCTCACCCGCCGGCTACCTGCAGTCCGAACGCCTCGCCGCGTGGGCGCGGTTCGGGCGCTTCCCCAAGCCTTCGATCGCGGCCGTCGCCGGATACGCGCTCGGCGGCGGCTGCGAACTGGCGATGTCGTGCGATTTCATCGTCGCGGCCGACTCGGCGACGTTCGGGCAGCCGGAGATCCGGCTCGGCATCCTGCCCGGCGCGGGCGGCACCCAACGCTGGGCCCGCGTGGCCGGCCGCTTTCGCGCGGCGGAGCTCGTGCTGGCCGCACGCACGGTCGATGCCTGGACTGCTCGCGAATACGGGCTGGTGGCCCGGGTCGTGCCCGCGGAGCGGGTCGTCGCGGCCGGTGTCGCGCTGGCCGGCGAGGTCGCGGCGTTCGGCCCGGTCGCGACGCGCCTGTCCAAGGCGGCCGTGCGCGCGTCGGAGGAGCTGCCGCTGGCCGGCGGCCTGGAACACGAGCGGGCGCTGCTCGGCACGCTTCTGTCCACAGAGGACCATTTCGAGGGAATCGACGCCTTTCTGGAGAAGCGCTCGGCGCGCTTCACCGGACGATGA
- a CDS encoding enoyl-CoA hydratase/isomerase family protein has product MSEFATLEFEDPGAGGRLGDEVRAALAREVRGWRRATPGAVLLRVYGDAWHHAPDVASARLDRDRVDAGYQSLVKDLFGLAYPVVVALDGQVSGFGLALALAADVRLATARTTLSVGDLKAAALLGGTGWLVGRTCGTGTFAQLAWTGETLSADEAARRGLLGPGDAEAARALAQRLAADPAGSSALKRALSTRQRSELETVLDYEAWLADVAAGGAG; this is encoded by the coding sequence ATGAGCGAGTTCGCGACCCTGGAGTTCGAAGACCCCGGTGCCGGTGGGCGACTGGGCGACGAAGTCCGCGCCGCGCTGGCCCGCGAGGTCCGGGGCTGGCGCCGCGCGACGCCGGGCGCGGTCCTGCTGCGGGTGTACGGCGACGCGTGGCACCACGCCCCGGACGTGGCGTCGGCCCGGCTCGACCGCGACCGGGTCGATGCCGGGTACCAGTCGCTCGTCAAGGATCTGTTCGGCCTGGCGTACCCGGTCGTCGTCGCGCTCGACGGGCAGGTGAGCGGGTTCGGGCTGGCGCTCGCGCTCGCCGCCGACGTCCGGCTCGCCACCGCCCGCACGACGCTGTCGGTGGGCGACCTCAAGGCCGCCGCGCTGCTGGGTGGCACCGGCTGGCTGGTCGGCCGGACCTGCGGCACCGGGACGTTCGCCCAGCTGGCTTGGACCGGCGAGACGCTGTCGGCCGACGAGGCGGCCCGCCGCGGCCTCCTCGGACCCGGCGACGCCGAGGCGGCGCGCGCGCTGGCACAGCGGCTCGCGGCCGACCCGGCCGGCTCGTCGGCGCTCAAGCGCGCGCTCAGCACGCGCCAGCGAAGTGAGCTCGAAACGGTGCTGGACTACGAGGCCTGGCTGGCCGACGTCGCCGCGGGCGGCGCCGGATGA
- a CDS encoding PASTA domain-containing protein — protein MNQLGKAALVLLATACGAQPGTSGTPATTAETASAPATSETKPPETTTPAEITVPDVSGMNHQDAQDKMQAAGLYNLREVDSSGQHRAMILDRNWCQTGQDPKPGTAVPAGTVITLYADKC, from the coding sequence GTGAACCAGCTCGGGAAAGCCGCCCTCGTTCTGCTCGCCACGGCCTGCGGCGCCCAGCCTGGCACCAGCGGCACGCCGGCCACGACCGCCGAAACCGCGAGTGCTCCGGCGACGTCCGAAACAAAACCTCCCGAGACCACGACGCCGGCCGAGATCACCGTCCCCGACGTGTCCGGCATGAACCACCAGGACGCCCAGGACAAGATGCAGGCCGCCGGTCTCTACAACCTGCGGGAAGTGGACTCGTCCGGGCAGCACCGCGCCATGATCCTCGACCGCAACTGGTGCCAGACGGGACAGGACCCCAAGCCTGGTACGGCCGTCCCTGCCGGCACGGTGATCACCCTCTACGCCGACAAGTGCTGA
- a CDS encoding nuclear transport factor 2 family protein, with the protein MSEGELFPEPGWAGASGHVALPEAAPGSVADRLLVAETIARYGWAYDERDRAALAACFTPDGVWQGIIMGRDHVEPIHGADAIAAWLAGFWPAQIDQRRHVFSNIVVGEPDGGEVLAYAYLVLLSSHDRTTTPVSAGPYRFTLRRTDRGLWRIARLAAGFDAPF; encoded by the coding sequence ATGAGCGAGGGAGAACTCTTTCCCGAACCCGGCTGGGCCGGTGCGTCGGGCCACGTCGCACTGCCTGAGGCGGCCCCCGGCTCGGTCGCCGACCGGCTGCTCGTCGCGGAGACCATCGCGCGCTACGGCTGGGCCTACGACGAGCGAGACCGCGCGGCGCTGGCCGCCTGTTTCACCCCCGACGGCGTGTGGCAGGGCATCATCATGGGCCGCGACCACGTCGAGCCGATCCACGGAGCCGACGCCATCGCCGCCTGGCTCGCCGGCTTCTGGCCGGCCCAGATCGACCAGCGGCGCCACGTCTTCAGCAACATCGTGGTCGGCGAACCCGACGGCGGCGAAGTGCTCGCCTATGCCTACCTCGTCCTGCTGAGCAGCCACGACCGCACGACCACCCCGGTGTCCGCCGGTCCGTATCGCTTCACGCTGCGCCGGACCGACCGCGGCCTGTGGCGCATCGCGCGGCTGGCAGCCGGGTTCGACGCGCCGTTCTGA